The Linepithema humile isolate Giens D197 chromosome 2, Lhum_UNIL_v1.0, whole genome shotgun sequence genome has a segment encoding these proteins:
- the LOC105675079 gene encoding arylsulfatase B-like isoform X1, producing MYWKSLLFIHVLLILSAGYIYFDMTCNSSVFQPPNIIVIIADDLGWNDVSFHGSDEIRTPNIDALAYNGVILNRHYVLPICTPSRTAFLTGRYPIRSGMQGFPLRGAEPRGIPLNTTLLPEYLRRLGYATYLVGKWHVGYHTRNYGPTRRGFDSFFGYFSGLIQYFNHTLYESKQFGYDLHRIVDDNHTIEYRYEYMTDIITNEAKDIILSHNSKKPLYLQLAHLAPHSTDAKDIVEVRNWEETNGTFGYIKDINRRKFASAVATLDESIGQVMDALKRADMLKNSIILFIADNGAQTEGLWQNYGSNYPLRGLKFSLFEGAVRGVACVYSPLIDYPSRISMQLMHITDWLPTLYSAAGGNTNDLPQLDGVNQWSMIKRKKDGKRKSVLINIDEHKNSEAALIKYYKLVRDKSEYQKFYGNSGNNASYLEYNVTNVLVSQAASVIANISTISLKANKIIKLRNEATVICKNFANFSNCTNRTCLFNVYKDPCEITDLSFKYPEVVERLSGFINAYKSVLMKQTNVPVDPAGFPRNFNDTWMPWLSDDQTIRSDEMHFVTNEISQ from the exons atgtATTGGAAAAGCTTGCTATTTATTCATGTACTGTTAATATTGAGTGCTGGATACATTTATTTCGATATGACGTGCAACTCTTCCGTCTTTCAGCCACCTAACATTATCGTTATCATCGCTGATGACCTT GGATGGAATGATGTTAGTTTTCATGGTTCCGATGAAATTCGTACACCGAATATAGATGCTCTCGCGTATAATGGTGTGATATTGAATCGACATTACGTATTGCCAATATGCACACCGTCGAGAACAGCTTTCCTCACCGGGCGATATCCTATAAGATCAG gtatGCAAGGCTTTCCTTTGCGAGGAGCTGAACCACGCGGTATACCTTTAAACACTACCCTCCTACCAGAATATCTTCGAAGACTTGGATATGCCACTTATCTTGTAGGAAAATGGCATGTCGGTTATCATACGAGAAATTATGGACCTACTCGTCGCGgttttgattctttttttgGATATTTTAGCGGACTTATCCAATATTTTAACCATACACTTTACGAAAGT aaacaatTCGGATATGATTTGCATCGCATCGTGGATGACAATCACACAATTGAATACAGATATGAATATATGACCGATATTATAACCAATGAAGccaaagatattattttgtcgCATAATTCTAAGAAGCCTTTATATCTGCAACTGGCACATCTTGCACCTCATTCTACCGATGCTAAAGATATTGTGGAAGTACGCAATTGGGAGGAAACAAATGGCACTTTTGGTTACATTAAAGATATAAACAGAAGAAAGTTTGCAA GTGCTGTCGCCACGTTGGATGAATCGATTGGTCAAGTGATGGATGCTCTGAAAAGAGCAGATATGTTGAAAAACTCGATCATCCTTTTTATAGCCGACAACGGGGCACAGACTGAAGGACTCTGGCAAAATTATGGATCCAATTATCCATTACGTGGG ttAAAATTCAGTCTTTTTGAAGGCGCTGTAAGAGGTGTGGCATGTGTCTATTCACCTTTGATCGATTATCCATCGAGAATTTCAATGCAATTAATGCACATTACTGATTGGCTACCGACATTATACTCCGCAGCTGGTGGTAATACAAATGATTTGCCACAGCTCGACGGCGTTAATCAATGGTCTATGAtcaagagaaagaaagatggCAAGCGGAAGTCGgttcttataaatattgatgagCACAAAAATAGCGAGGCagcgttaataaaatattataagctGGTTAGag ATAAATCcgaatatcaaaaattttacggTAATAGTGGTAATAACGCGTCGTATCTTGAGTACAATGTGACAAATGTATTAGTATCGCAAGCAGCATCAGTCATTGCGAATATTTCAACCATCTCATTAaaggcaaataaaataataaaacttcgGAATGAGGCGACGgtaatttgcaagaattttgCCAATTTCTCCAATTGTACAAATCGCACTTGTTTGTTCAATGTCTACAAAGATCCTTGTGAAATTACGGATCTGTCTTTCAAATATCCTGAG GTTGTGGAAAGATTAAGCGGGTTTATCAACGCTTATAAATCGGTCCTCATGAAGCAGACGAACGTACCCGTCGATCCGGCTGGCTTTCCACGCAACTTTAACGACACTTGGATGCCCTGGTTGTCGGACGATCAGACGATCAGATCAGATGAGATGCATTTTGTGACAAACGAAATTTCACAGTAA
- the LOC105675079 gene encoding arylsulfatase B-like isoform X2 — MQGFPLRGAEPRGIPLNTTLLPEYLRRLGYATYLVGKWHVGYHTRNYGPTRRGFDSFFGYFSGLIQYFNHTLYESKQFGYDLHRIVDDNHTIEYRYEYMTDIITNEAKDIILSHNSKKPLYLQLAHLAPHSTDAKDIVEVRNWEETNGTFGYIKDINRRKFASAVATLDESIGQVMDALKRADMLKNSIILFIADNGAQTEGLWQNYGSNYPLRGLKFSLFEGAVRGVACVYSPLIDYPSRISMQLMHITDWLPTLYSAAGGNTNDLPQLDGVNQWSMIKRKKDGKRKSVLINIDEHKNSEAALIKYYKLVRDKSEYQKFYGNSGNNASYLEYNVTNVLVSQAASVIANISTISLKANKIIKLRNEATVICKNFANFSNCTNRTCLFNVYKDPCEITDLSFKYPEVVERLSGFINAYKSVLMKQTNVPVDPAGFPRNFNDTWMPWLSDDQTIRSDEMHFVTNEISQ; from the exons atGCAAGGCTTTCCTTTGCGAGGAGCTGAACCACGCGGTATACCTTTAAACACTACCCTCCTACCAGAATATCTTCGAAGACTTGGATATGCCACTTATCTTGTAGGAAAATGGCATGTCGGTTATCATACGAGAAATTATGGACCTACTCGTCGCGgttttgattctttttttgGATATTTTAGCGGACTTATCCAATATTTTAACCATACACTTTACGAAAGT aaacaatTCGGATATGATTTGCATCGCATCGTGGATGACAATCACACAATTGAATACAGATATGAATATATGACCGATATTATAACCAATGAAGccaaagatattattttgtcgCATAATTCTAAGAAGCCTTTATATCTGCAACTGGCACATCTTGCACCTCATTCTACCGATGCTAAAGATATTGTGGAAGTACGCAATTGGGAGGAAACAAATGGCACTTTTGGTTACATTAAAGATATAAACAGAAGAAAGTTTGCAA GTGCTGTCGCCACGTTGGATGAATCGATTGGTCAAGTGATGGATGCTCTGAAAAGAGCAGATATGTTGAAAAACTCGATCATCCTTTTTATAGCCGACAACGGGGCACAGACTGAAGGACTCTGGCAAAATTATGGATCCAATTATCCATTACGTGGG ttAAAATTCAGTCTTTTTGAAGGCGCTGTAAGAGGTGTGGCATGTGTCTATTCACCTTTGATCGATTATCCATCGAGAATTTCAATGCAATTAATGCACATTACTGATTGGCTACCGACATTATACTCCGCAGCTGGTGGTAATACAAATGATTTGCCACAGCTCGACGGCGTTAATCAATGGTCTATGAtcaagagaaagaaagatggCAAGCGGAAGTCGgttcttataaatattgatgagCACAAAAATAGCGAGGCagcgttaataaaatattataagctGGTTAGag ATAAATCcgaatatcaaaaattttacggTAATAGTGGTAATAACGCGTCGTATCTTGAGTACAATGTGACAAATGTATTAGTATCGCAAGCAGCATCAGTCATTGCGAATATTTCAACCATCTCATTAaaggcaaataaaataataaaacttcgGAATGAGGCGACGgtaatttgcaagaattttgCCAATTTCTCCAATTGTACAAATCGCACTTGTTTGTTCAATGTCTACAAAGATCCTTGTGAAATTACGGATCTGTCTTTCAAATATCCTGAG GTTGTGGAAAGATTAAGCGGGTTTATCAACGCTTATAAATCGGTCCTCATGAAGCAGACGAACGTACCCGTCGATCCGGCTGGCTTTCCACGCAACTTTAACGACACTTGGATGCCCTGGTTGTCGGACGATCAGACGATCAGATCAGATGAGATGCATTTTGTGACAAACGAAATTTCACAGTAA
- the LOC105675071 gene encoding arylsulfatase B-like: protein MVRLTIIWDSTFVSCFTLCFGIALGSYETAPHIIIFMADDLGWNDVGFHGSDQIPTPNIDALGYNGIILNRHYVLPSSTPSRTAFFTGQYPIRIGMQGEDIQGGEPRGLPLNVRILPEYLRGLGYMTKLIGKWHLGYHTAQHTPLHRGFDSFFGFYNGHVSYYDYKYSNQNMSGYDMHRGDAPAYGFTDKYVTDLFSDEAIRIIEHHEPSRPLYLQISHLAVHAPLESPHDSYDLYDKQFTHIREINRRKYARMVSRLDASVGRIVHALGNKGMLRNSLILFLTDNGAAPIGKFRNYGSNYPLRGMKYTLYEGGVRGIAVIWSPRLIKPARVCDDLMHITDWLPTLYSAAGGDLRDLGEIDGVDQWRMLNYGDVKVREKLLLNIDEISRTEGAIYKQFKLIRGSIEGGYYDGHYRHYERNPFVLMPNNSKKNIEDDVPSYTDTIRKSSVSENIANYLGGPVTQPSTMIQLRQEATVHCQSNIDYYNRNNFITCNVTECLFDLENDPCETRNIAEQYPRIARELDQFLEQYGRNVTRQIKVPVDWQADPRRTNDTWGPWIPSGGATLHNSVAHLASLAYCVHIGIIFITVMCNAFI from the exons ATGGTGCGTTTAACGATAATTTGGGATAGTACATTTGTTTCATGTTTCACCCTGTGTTTTGGAATCGCATTGGGCTCATACGAAACGGCGCCACATATAATCATCTTTATGGCTGATGATTTG GGGTGGAATGACGTCGGTTTTCATGGCTCGGATCAAATTCCGACTCCCAATATAGATGCTCTTGGCTATAATGGAATTATACTAAACAGACATTATGTCTTACCATCCAGCACACCCTCCAGGACTGCCTTTTTCACCGGACAATATCCGATACGTATTG GTATGCAGGGAGAAGATATACAAGGCGGTGAACCCAGAGGACTTCCTCTCAACGTGAGGATCTTACCGGAATATCTACGAGGCTTGGGGTACATGACAAAACTTATCGGAAAATGGCATTTGGGATATCACACAGCTCAGCACACCCCCTTGCACCGGGGTTTCGATTCGTTCTTTGGATTTTATAACGGTCACGTTTCGTATTATGACTATAAATATTCGAATCAG AACATGAGCGGATATGATATGCATCGTGGCGATGCTCCGGCTTACGGTTTTACCGACAAGTACGTGACAGATCTTTTCAGCGATGAAGCAATTAGGATTATTGAACATCACGAGCCATCCCGGCCGCTCTATCTACAAATATCGCATCTCGCTGTTCACGCGCCTCTCGAGAGCCCGCATGATTCTTACGATCTCTACGATAAACAATTTACACACATTCGAGAAATTAATCGCCGCAAGTATGCta GAATGGTATCGCGATTAGATGCGTCTGTCGGACGTATCGTTCACGCCTTAGGCAACAAAGGGATGTTAAGGAATTCTCTAATCTTATTTCTCACCGATAACGGTGCAGCGCCCATTGGCAAATTTCGTAATTATGGTTCTAATTACCCCTTACGAGGT ATGAAATACACGTTATATGAAGGAGGTGTGAGAGGAATTGCTGTAATATGGTCACCAAGATTAATTAAACCAGCGCGCGTTTGCGATGATCTGATGCACATAACCGACTGGTTGCCGACTCTCTATTCCGCCGCTGGTGGTGATCTAAGGGATTTAGGCGAGATTGACGGAGTTGATCAGTGGCGAATGTTAAACTATGGTGACGTGAAAGTCAGAGAGAAGCTATTGCTAAATATCGATGAGATCTCCAGGACCGAGGGCgctatatataaacaattcaaACTTATTCGTg GATCAATTGAGGGAGGTTATTACGACGGACATTATCGCCATTACGAGAGAAACCCATTCGTCTTAATGCCCAATAATtccaagaaaaatatagaagacGATGTACCATCTTATACTGACACGATCCGAAAAAGTTCGGTGTCGGAGAATATCGCTAATTACCTAGGCGGTCCGGTCACTCAACCCAGCACAATGATTCAATTACGGCAAGAGGCTACAGTCCATTGCCAGtctaatattgattattataataggAACAACTTTATCACCTGCAACGTCACCGAGTGTCTATTCGATCTCGAGAATGATCCCTGTGAAACAAGGAACATCGCTGAGCAATATCCAAGG aTCGCTCGAGAGCTGGATCAATTTCTAGAGCAGTACGGCCGCAATGTTACGAGACAGATAAAGGTACCGGTAGATTGGCAAGCAGATCCGAGGAGAACAAACGATACGTGGGGGCCATGGATACCATCAGGTGGAGCAACATTGCACAACTCGGTGGCACACCTAGCCAGTTTAGCATATTGTGTTCATATcgggattatttttataacagtcATGTGCAATGCATTTATTTAA
- the LOC105675079 gene encoding arylsulfatase B-like isoform X3 has product MYWKSLLFIHVLLILSAGYIYFDMTCNSSVFQPPNIIVIIADDLGWNDVSFHGSDEIRTPNIDALAYNGVILNRHYVLPICTPSRTAFLTGRYPIRSGMQGFPLRGAEPRGIPLNTTLLPEYLRRLGYATYLVGKWHVGYHTRNYGPTRRGFDSFFGYFSGLIQYFNHTLYESKQFGYDLHRIVDDNHTIEYRYEYMTDIITNEAKDIILSHNSKKPLYLQLAHLAPHSTDAKDIVEVRNWEETNGTFGYIKDINRRKFASAVATLDESIGQVMDALKRADMLKNSIILFIADNGAQTEGLWQNYGSNYPLRGLKFSLFEGAVRGVACVYSPLIDYPSRISMQLMHITDWLPTLYSAAGGNTNDLPQLDGVNQWSMIKRKKDGKRKSVLINIDEHKNSEAALIKYYKLVRVQW; this is encoded by the exons atgtATTGGAAAAGCTTGCTATTTATTCATGTACTGTTAATATTGAGTGCTGGATACATTTATTTCGATATGACGTGCAACTCTTCCGTCTTTCAGCCACCTAACATTATCGTTATCATCGCTGATGACCTT GGATGGAATGATGTTAGTTTTCATGGTTCCGATGAAATTCGTACACCGAATATAGATGCTCTCGCGTATAATGGTGTGATATTGAATCGACATTACGTATTGCCAATATGCACACCGTCGAGAACAGCTTTCCTCACCGGGCGATATCCTATAAGATCAG gtatGCAAGGCTTTCCTTTGCGAGGAGCTGAACCACGCGGTATACCTTTAAACACTACCCTCCTACCAGAATATCTTCGAAGACTTGGATATGCCACTTATCTTGTAGGAAAATGGCATGTCGGTTATCATACGAGAAATTATGGACCTACTCGTCGCGgttttgattctttttttgGATATTTTAGCGGACTTATCCAATATTTTAACCATACACTTTACGAAAGT aaacaatTCGGATATGATTTGCATCGCATCGTGGATGACAATCACACAATTGAATACAGATATGAATATATGACCGATATTATAACCAATGAAGccaaagatattattttgtcgCATAATTCTAAGAAGCCTTTATATCTGCAACTGGCACATCTTGCACCTCATTCTACCGATGCTAAAGATATTGTGGAAGTACGCAATTGGGAGGAAACAAATGGCACTTTTGGTTACATTAAAGATATAAACAGAAGAAAGTTTGCAA GTGCTGTCGCCACGTTGGATGAATCGATTGGTCAAGTGATGGATGCTCTGAAAAGAGCAGATATGTTGAAAAACTCGATCATCCTTTTTATAGCCGACAACGGGGCACAGACTGAAGGACTCTGGCAAAATTATGGATCCAATTATCCATTACGTGGG ttAAAATTCAGTCTTTTTGAAGGCGCTGTAAGAGGTGTGGCATGTGTCTATTCACCTTTGATCGATTATCCATCGAGAATTTCAATGCAATTAATGCACATTACTGATTGGCTACCGACATTATACTCCGCAGCTGGTGGTAATACAAATGATTTGCCACAGCTCGACGGCGTTAATCAATGGTCTATGAtcaagagaaagaaagatggCAAGCGGAAGTCGgttcttataaatattgatgagCACAAAAATAGCGAGGCagcgttaataaaatattataagctGGTTAGag TTCAGTGGTAG